The following nucleotide sequence is from Dunckerocampus dactyliophorus isolate RoL2022-P2 chromosome 7, RoL_Ddac_1.1, whole genome shotgun sequence.
TAGGTGTTACGAAGCGGAGTTAGGGTCACCACAATACCATTATTAATTAAGCAAGACACCAACTTCATGCTTTATCTTTCAATACATCGTCACCGATACGCCTGACTTTCATTTGTACTACTAGCTTGGAGCATTAGTAACTAACTTCCACCGGTAATCGCCAGTTCTTTTAAAGTtggtgctcagccaaatgtaacaagcataACTATGTCTGTTTTTCTATCAGGAATTTATGAAAGCAACAGTGGACCTTGCAGATCTGTTGGGCCTCCATCTTGTCATGTCACGTAATGCTGGCAAAGGAGAGTACAAAATCATGGTGGCCGCCATGGGCTGGGCAACAGCAGAACTCGTCATGTCAAGGTAAGCTGTTGCCTCTTTTCCCATGGCTATAGTTACATGACTTGACTTGGTGCCATCGAAACAAATACCAATTGCAAACACCTTTCATTTCATTAAAGGAGTTCTCATATAATCTCTCTGCTTGTGTTTCTTTAGGTGTCTTCCTCTGTGGGTCGGAGCCAGAGGGATCGAATTTGACTGGAAATACATCCAAATGAGCTTTGACTCCAACATTAGTCTGGTGAGTGTTCATAGTCTGACTTGTAGTCTCTTTTGCTTCTCACATACCTCATTATTATACATCATTACATATATTCATTTGCAATGATATAATCTGAAAAGATTATATCATTATATCTGTTCTTTTTGTGGTCAGACAAACACATTCTTAAattgttgttatttattattgttgttatttatttccCTCTGTgctcgtgtgcgtgtgtgtgtgtgtgtgtgtgtgtacaggtcCATTATATTGCCATGGCAGCAGTAGTGTGGATGTTTACACGCTATGACCTTCCTAAAAGCTTCAGGCTTCCTGTTACTGTTCTGCTGGCACTGTGTGTCTACAAGTCCTTCCTAATGGAGTAAGTGCATGCTTGTCACCAGTGAcatgtggtgaggttcatggcttgTGAGACACTGATTCCTATAGAGTCAGGTCTAGACCTACACACCCTTCaggtgctgcagagtaccatctGCTTCACCTTATGACGGTTCTCTGCAGTTTATTGTCCGCTTAGCAAACATAATTATGtcacacacttacattaaagatgttacacagactTTATAAAGTTATGGTGTATAATATAACtttctgcaagcattatattgACGACATACTGAGAAACAGAGAGGGGAAAGTGCCACACAACCCAGTTTGTGAGGGAAACTCCTCTTGCTGCTGTTACACCTCTGATTTTTGCCCTTTATTTAATAGGAATGCACaaattcaccttttttttaCTGAAGTAAGTTGTAAAAATGACTGGAATGcttgccgcacggtggcctagtggttagcatgttggccacacagtcaggagatcgggaagatctgggtttgaaacgccacttgggcatctctgcgtggagtttgcatgttctccccgtggttgcgtgggttttctccgggtactccggttcacattctcccacattcaaaaaacattcatgttatgttaattggcgactctaaattgtccataggtatgaatgtgagtgtgaatggttgtctatatgtgccctgccattggctggcgaccagtccagggtgtaccccgcctctcgcccgaaggcagctgggataggctccagcatacatatgaccctagtgaggataagcgccatagaaaatggatggattcgAATGCTACAGAAAATCCATTTATAAGACAGATTAGTGGACAGATATTAGTTATTTCATGTTACACTCATGCCTTTGCCGCACCTGTCTTTCCTGACACATCACTGCTCGGCATACacattactgtacatacagtatgtaaaatgAGCCTGCAGAGGAGCGGGCACGATATGATTTTACAAAGATACCAAAACATTTGCCTTGATAGAAGGATTTGTTTGACATGTGAACGTCATCCTAATGAGCTTGCCTATTCGTGTAATACCCCAAAAGACTTGCAGCTGTGATTTCAGCCAGAGGTGGTTCCACCAAGTATTGACACTGGGgggctgaatacttttgcacgccacatttttcagttttttatttaaaaaaaaatttgaaagtcatgtacaattttccttctacttcacaattgtgtgtcgctttgtgttgatctttcatctaaaatgccaataaaatatatttatgtttgtggtcggaacgtgacaaaatgtgggaaagttcaaggggtatgaatactttttcaagccactgtAGTTTAGTGGTTCACCTAACTGACTTGCAAGCCCCATGCAAAAAGTCCCTGCAATTTACAGGTGACTTGTTCAGGGTGGAGTCTAGGAGTGTCCCATATTATCAGCCGACTGATATTATTGGCCCATATTGGCGTGAGAAGAGATATCCAATCAtattggtattgtttttttctccgcTAGTGCTATTGAGAGAGCCATTGATAGAGTTGATGAGAGTGAGATCTCATCAACTGCATTGTTCCCCACATAGCAACAAGCTCAGTATGTCGTCAGTATTTACAAGTTTCACCTTGGGATTGTTAATATACAGCAATGAATGTAAAGCGCTGGTTATGTGCATAATACTTGTACTCTACagctcaggaagaatcactctgaGTCACATGCATTATGTTGATGCTTTCTAGTACAACttgtattgcagtatttgtcttattttgcagtgtttatttgtgaaatgtgtTCTGTGGCAtaacagtaaaagaagcataatgtgttcgtTACCctacattagtttgagggagggcagtacatccatccatcttctatgcagcttattttagggtcgtgggggtatgctggcgccTATGTCAGCTGACAATgggtgagaggcgaggtacacatcgacaaacaatcattcatgcttacattcatacctatggataatttagagtcaccaattaacctaacatgcatttttggaaactcatgcaaactccacacagagatgcccaagcagaggccacccagatcttcccgatctcctgactgtgtggccaaaatgctaaccactcaacCACCGTGCAGCTAATGAAGATGTTATTTGTTAATAGTTCAACTGAATAACATGTTTGTGAAAATTCAATTTcttgaaaatgtgcatttttttcccatttgacTTTAGAGACACGTTCCAATTTGAAGATCTGTCTAATATGTTGTTTCATTCCGCTTTGTCTGCAGGTTGTTCATCCATGCCTTCCTGTTGGGCAGCTGGACTGTGTTGTTGGTGAAAGCTGTGCTGACTGGTGCCATTTCTCTTTGCTCACTTTTTCTCTTTGTCACCCTGGTACACAGTAACTAAATCCAGTATTACTGTTTGTATAGACTGGTCTTACAGCCGAGCCACCAGCTGGTAAACTTaatgggcttttttttaatgttttcatgttggacTGGACAGGGAAATTATTCTCTTGTGGTGGATTATTCTCTTGTGACATCCGAAGGCATCCACGATGGTCTTTTCTGAAACACGATGTTATGTGAAAAGGTGCGTTTTGTTTTATGATCACAATTAAGTTATTATAAGTAACTTTTTCTATCTGCCTTTTCTTGAATAGTGATTTTGGGTACATTAATGGCTCAATACAAAATTTGACCTGTATGTAATTAAAACACCAACTATAGGTTCAAGCCCCAATCTTAACCATTTCTTGATTATTTATTAGACTAGACGAAATGCCAAATCCACACCTCCATGAGAAACACATGGTGTGATTTCTATGACCAGTAGTGTGTTGAATATCTCTACATGGGGCAAATATATGGATAAAGGATGAAAAACTAGCAAAAAAGGCATTCTTTTGTCTTACAAAAAAAGATGTCAAACAATCTTCCATATGCTGAAAGGCCACATTACATCTCTGTCATGTAGCCCAATTGTTGAAGATTTTCTAAgatgtttaaaaatatgaataaatgttGACAAATCTACAATACTCTTAGTTTTTCTTCATGAGTTCCTTAGACTTTCCCATTGTCCTCATTATTCGTTGATCCAAATGAGTCTTGTAAAACAATTCTTGTATGCTGGTGATATCATGAATTTCTCTGTACCAGGGAAGCCGTACAAAGTACGCTCTTTGCAGACTCAAATCTGAGTAAAAGCTCTCAAGTTCAACAGACATGCCTTGCCATGTGTGGTGAAAggcttacatacagtatatatgtttaCCATGCCACAATTAGTGGGCTGTTAGTCAAGTTGACGTTAACCTGTTTTAAGGAAAGTATATAAGGAAGGTACTGTTTGCAAGTCAGAATCTTGATCATGCATGGCATGTCCCATGTCTGTAGCAATGTGATGATCCAAGCTCAATATAAAGCTGGGTGGTACAGTTCTGTCAAGTAGTCTGTCCATTCATTCTGTCCCGTGTCCATTGCCATACTGTCAGCTGGCAAAGAGACACTGCAAGCAATCATGATTGTGAATGTGAACAAGAAGTGTATAGAGCTTGGCCTTATCAGGTTAAGACATTCTGGAACCTTCAGCACCACTTTTTAGGTGTGGCTTTAGGTGACTATATATAGTACCTCGCAAAAGTCACCTGTGCAAATACGGACCGtcgtgaagagagagctgagccacaAGGCAAAGCTCTGAGTTTACCAGTTGATCTGCATTCCTACCCTcatctgtggtcatgagctttgggtcttgaccgaaagaacgagattgcggatacaagcggctgaaatgagtttcctctgtagggtagctggactcaccctaagagatagagtGAGgtgctcggtcatccgggaggggctcagagtacagccgctgctccttcacatcgagaagagccagttgaggtggctcggccaTCTGGTCTGGATACCTCCTGGATTccttcctggtgaggtgttccgagcATACCCAGCCGGAaggaggccctggggcagacccaGAACATGCTGGGGTAATTATGTCTCAGAACTGGCCTGGGAGCACCTTTTGTGTCGTtgcactggaggaggtggttggtgaccgggaagtctgggctttcctaCTGAGACTGATGCTCCCGTGACATGGACGCGGATAAGCGTaataaaatggaatggaataataTGTACGCTGTTTTATTTCACCCTTGAAAAGAGAAACATTTTGAACAGTGGTATGCTTCTAAATTTCTGGGAACACTTTGGGAAAGGCCATTTTGTTCAGTGCTTTATATTGACAAAATATTTGTTGTCACTTGTCTGTTGTCTCACCTCAAGAGGCCCACAAAGCTCTCATTCTGAGCAGGCCTCAATAGACTGTGCTGTTGGCTAATACGCACGTCTCTGTTGACACACTGCTGCCTCTGTGTACAAGAATAACGGATGCTGGCAAAACACTAAAGGTCCTGACCTTGCACATTTCAGTGAGAATTGGACAAGTGTGACTATGAGGGACAGCTTAAAAAATGTGGTAGTGGTGAAAGAGATTCTTTGGTTCGGCCATAGCTTACCATTATCCTATATCAGAAGCTAAGTATTAAAACTCATCTTCATTATCCACTAAAAAGATGAGCAATTCCTCATTTATCAGTCTGTATCCTTTCAAACAGACATATTTACTCTCTGCTTTACGGGGAGACATCAGTTGTACCTAATGGTGGAGGCGAAAGCCTTAGTTTTaggagattgttttttttagtgttacAGCCTGTCAACTGCAGTAGCGAATCATGAGGAACTTATTTATGATAATAGCACTGTCTACCTCAAAGTGCAAGGCGTGACGTGGGCTACCAATATTCTTGCAGCGCTTCAGCCAGCATGTCCTGGACCAAGTACATGAAGTACCGTTCCCTGCCCCTGCCTCCTGGAGCCCACACTGATGAGAGCTTGGAATATGCCCAGAATTTTTCTGTAGAGGATACTGATGTGTTTGCTGTGACATATCCCAAATCAGGTACAGTTTATTTTTGACTTGGCTTATTGTGAACAACATAGTGGATCTGGGGCTTTAAACGGAACAAGagtttacattacattgcatGCTGCAGTTTGTAGTGAGAGGACAGATGTTTGTGCTGTAGTGTGTGGCTCGTTGTATGCATTGAGACAATACTCTTACGTTTACTGAGGGCACGCAGTGCATGCAGCATCAGTCTTGTTTGAGAAAAATTCAAAGTGAATTCAATGCATTGAGTTTGTGACATGCACAAGAATGGAGATGCCAGTTGGACACGTCTTAATTTCTTATATTTCTCCTTTCAATAGCTGCATAAAGACACGTatactacttttttttgtatgacTTAACTCAAATATTTCAAGCCAAAATGtcatctgctgggttgaatgtgattgttattttaaaatctatttttaccagcttagatttcacgaaaaacttcaaaaatataattttcaaGAGTGCTGTTGTTTTGTGCGCACCAGTGCTGAGATTGTgggttcacacttgaccaaatgaCCCACCCAAGCACCAGAGTTTGTTTTAAAAGAACCAAACTTGATCATTGTTAATGCAGCCAAAGAATCTGAAGTGTTCCAAACCAGATAAactagatacagtatatatttaaaaggCTAAAGGGGCCTTTAGAATATGAAGAGTCAAATGTTGAGAACGCAGGGGAAAAGATTCTAATTATTTTTATAGTCTAGAGCAGCAGTCCCCAGCCTTTTTGAACCCACAGACTCGTGTTCTGTCAAACCCCTGCTAGACAGGAGTGGGACGGGGAATGCAGCGCTGTCACATGTTATAGTAATCTAATATAGTTGTCAAACACTATTGTCATTTCCTGATGaatgaaacaaagaaaagcacagcatcaaattaaaaccCCAAAATGAATACTGACTAACCATCGATACAATAACAGCACGTTTTGATATGTGTGGTTGACAAGCGCAGGTTTGGGTGGGAATGGCAAAGCCTTTGTGGAAAGTTAGGggtaattgtgtgaatgctggaaACATTCAAGAATGTAAGCCATCCTT
It contains:
- the tmem147 gene encoding BOS complex subunit TMEM147 isoform X2, whose translation is MLFLATFFPTWEGGAGVYDFVGEFMKATVDLADLLGLHLVMSRNAGKGEYKIMVAAMGWATAELVMSRCLPLWVGARGIEFDWKYIQMSFDSNISLVHYIAMAAVVWMFTRYDLPKSFRLPVTVLLALCVYKSFLMELFIHAFLLGSWTVLLVKAVLTGAISLCSLFLFVTLVHSN
- the tmem147 gene encoding BOS complex subunit TMEM147 isoform X1, producing MTLFHFGNCFALAYFPYFITYKCSGLSEYNAFWRCVQAGATYLFVQLCKMLFLATFFPTWEGGAGVYDFVGEFMKATVDLADLLGLHLVMSRNAGKGEYKIMVAAMGWATAELVMSRCLPLWVGARGIEFDWKYIQMSFDSNISLVHYIAMAAVVWMFTRYDLPKSFRLPVTVLLALCVYKSFLMELFIHAFLLGSWTVLLVKAVLTGAISLCSLFLFVTLVHSN